One region of Oxalobacteraceae bacterium OTU3CAMAD1 genomic DNA includes:
- a CDS encoding YCF48-related protein, translating into MMVRSNPLFTRFRAAPLAAAMTLALAASAVHANTGDKVAVPAALVQPALVTPKALHAAMLAVGGAGTRLVAAGERGIILYSDDAGKSWRQAAVPVSVSLTALQFVDSKNGWAVGHQGVVLRTRDGGATWQKQLDGIQAAALVLSDATASFGPERDKAVADAQRLVDDGPDKPFLDLYFDSPTSGYVLGAYNMMFRTVDGGATWQPWQSRVANPKGLHLYGMRGTASAIYLAGEQGLLLRSTDKGASFSALPTPYKGSYFGLLSARGGVLLAYGLRGNAFRSTDQGMTWSQVTTGVQASLAAGTVMADGTVVLVSQGGDLLVSRDDGRTFAPQAGTALPLAAVAQAGDGTLVVAGLRGVRRIAETRRAD; encoded by the coding sequence ATGATGGTCAGATCGAATCCACTCTTCACACGCTTCCGCGCCGCGCCGCTGGCTGCGGCCATGACCTTGGCGTTGGCCGCGAGCGCTGTCCACGCCAACACCGGCGACAAGGTGGCGGTGCCGGCGGCCCTGGTCCAGCCGGCGCTGGTCACGCCCAAGGCGCTGCACGCGGCGATGCTGGCGGTCGGCGGCGCCGGCACGCGGCTGGTGGCGGCCGGCGAACGGGGCATCATCCTGTACTCCGACGACGCCGGCAAGTCCTGGCGCCAGGCGGCGGTGCCGGTCAGCGTCAGCCTCACGGCGCTGCAGTTCGTCGACAGCAAGAACGGGTGGGCGGTCGGCCATCAGGGCGTGGTGCTGCGCACCAGGGACGGTGGCGCCACATGGCAAAAACAGCTCGATGGCATCCAGGCCGCCGCGCTGGTGCTGAGCGACGCCACCGCCTCCTTCGGCCCGGAACGCGACAAGGCGGTGGCGGACGCCCAGCGCCTGGTCGACGACGGTCCGGACAAGCCTTTCCTCGATCTGTACTTCGATAGCCCCACCAGCGGCTATGTGCTGGGCGCCTACAACATGATGTTCCGCACCGTCGATGGCGGCGCCACCTGGCAACCGTGGCAAAGCCGCGTCGCCAATCCCAAGGGGCTGCACCTGTACGGCATGCGCGGCACCGCCAGCGCCATCTACCTGGCCGGGGAACAGGGCCTGCTGCTGCGCTCCACCGACAAGGGCGCCAGTTTCAGCGCCTTGCCGACGCCGTACAAGGGCAGCTATTTCGGGCTGCTCTCCGCGCGCGGCGGCGTGCTGCTGGCGTACGGCTTGCGCGGCAACGCGTTCCGCTCCACCGACCAGGGCATGACCTGGAGCCAGGTCACGACCGGGGTCCAGGCCTCGCTGGCGGCCGGCACGGTGATGGCCGACGGCACCGTGGTGCTGGTCAGCCAGGGCGGCGACCTGCTGGTCAGCCGCGACGACGGCCGCACCTTCGCCCCGCAAGCCGGCACCGCATTGCCGCTGGCAGCGGTCGCGCAGGCGGGCGACGGCACGCTGGTAGTGGCCGGATTACGCGGCGTGCGCCGAATCGCGGAGACACGTAGGGCGGATTAG
- a CDS encoding TonB-dependent receptor, which yields MNIPRTLLASAILSALSTLAHAQSTAAKSTDGTVPRVIVTATPFGDSDSDQILTPAKVLSGDELRDKVGSSLGETLSQELGVSASAFGAGASRPIIRGLEGARVKMLENGMAVSDVSGLSNDHAVAGEGAVAQQIEILRGPAALLYGSGAIGGLVNVVNERIPTVLEPKLTGQLEVRGSTVDDGRNASGTLDGSVGKMAWHVDGNARNTDDYKIPGNRVLNDPDSASGRLPHSETRQRNAGVGSSYIDSWGFVGASVSHLTNLYGIPSDEGSKIDQKQTRYDFDSLVKAPLPGFESFKFKAGYTDYEHAELNDENQPEVIFKNRSLETRAELTHKPVAGWHGTFGVQTENTHFSALSAEGGADTVPVTHSTSTAAFLVEETEVGVVRVNAGARVERVKRKPVTGVDRSFDLKSASVGGMWPFVPGYGLGATLSYAQRAPATEELYSAGPHDATVTFDIGNADFKKETSRNIELSLQKTTGLVRWKANVYRNKVSDFIYGQITGQLVDEEGNPGDELRQRIFLQEDATIQGAEAELEYNPHGAGWSGRVFADTTRGKLDRGGSLPLQPANRIGASTGYKMGQWRAGLSLVHAQSQDRLATFENTDTPGYNQVNANVSYMQKVGGYDLTWFLLAKNLTNEEIRVSTSVLKDISPLPGRNVVFGVRAKF from the coding sequence ATGAATATCCCACGCACGCTGCTGGCCAGCGCGATCCTGTCCGCCCTGTCCACCCTGGCGCACGCGCAGTCCACCGCCGCCAAGTCCACCGATGGCACCGTCCCGCGCGTGATTGTCACCGCCACGCCTTTCGGCGATTCCGACAGCGACCAGATTCTTACCCCGGCCAAGGTGCTGTCCGGCGATGAGTTGCGCGACAAGGTAGGCAGCTCGCTCGGCGAGACGCTGTCGCAGGAACTGGGCGTGTCGGCATCGGCCTTCGGCGCCGGCGCCTCGCGTCCCATCATTCGCGGCCTGGAAGGCGCGCGCGTCAAGATGCTGGAGAACGGCATGGCCGTCTCCGACGTCTCCGGCCTGTCGAACGACCACGCGGTGGCCGGCGAAGGCGCGGTGGCGCAGCAGATCGAGATCCTGCGCGGCCCGGCGGCGCTGTTGTACGGCTCGGGCGCCATCGGCGGCCTGGTTAACGTCGTCAACGAACGTATTCCAACCGTGCTGGAACCGAAGCTCACCGGTCAACTGGAAGTGCGCGGCAGCACCGTCGACGACGGCCGCAACGCGTCCGGCACGTTGGACGGCTCGGTCGGCAAGATGGCATGGCACGTGGACGGCAACGCGCGCAACACCGACGATTACAAAATCCCCGGCAACCGCGTGCTCAACGATCCCGATTCGGCGTCCGGCCGCCTGCCGCATTCGGAGACGCGCCAGCGCAACGCCGGCGTCGGCTCGTCGTATATCGACAGCTGGGGCTTCGTCGGCGCGTCGGTGTCGCACCTGACCAACCTGTATGGCATCCCGAGCGACGAAGGTTCGAAGATCGATCAGAAGCAGACCCGCTACGACTTCGACAGCCTGGTGAAGGCGCCGTTGCCGGGATTCGAATCGTTCAAGTTCAAGGCCGGCTACACCGACTACGAACACGCGGAGCTCAACGACGAGAACCAGCCGGAGGTGATCTTCAAGAACCGTTCGCTGGAAACGCGCGCCGAATTGACGCACAAGCCGGTCGCCGGCTGGCATGGCACCTTCGGCGTGCAGACCGAGAACACGCACTTTTCGGCGCTGAGCGCTGAAGGCGGCGCCGATACCGTGCCGGTCACGCATTCGACGTCGACCGCCGCCTTCCTGGTCGAGGAGACCGAGGTCGGCGTGGTGCGCGTGAACGCCGGCGCGCGCGTGGAGCGCGTCAAGCGCAAGCCGGTCACCGGCGTCGATCGCTCGTTCGATCTGAAGTCGGCGTCGGTAGGCGGCATGTGGCCGTTCGTGCCCGGCTACGGCCTGGGCGCGACGCTGTCGTATGCGCAGCGCGCACCGGCCACCGAGGAACTGTATTCGGCCGGTCCGCACGACGCCACCGTCACCTTCGACATCGGTAACGCCGATTTCAAGAAGGAGACCTCGCGCAATATCGAGCTGTCGCTGCAGAAGACCACGGGCCTGGTGCGCTGGAAGGCCAATGTGTACCGCAACAAGGTGAGCGATTTCATTTACGGCCAGATCACCGGTCAGTTGGTGGACGAAGAGGGCAATCCGGGCGACGAACTGCGTCAGCGCATTTTCCTCCAGGAAGATGCCACCATCCAGGGCGCCGAGGCGGAACTGGAGTACAACCCGCACGGCGCCGGCTGGTCGGGCCGCGTGTTTGCCGATACCACGCGCGGCAAGCTGGATCGGGGCGGCAGCCTGCCGCTGCAGCCGGCCAACCGGATCGGCGCGAGCACTGGCTACAAGATGGGGCAATGGCGCGCCGGCCTGTCGCTGGTGCACGCGCAGTCGCAGGATCGTCTGGCGACGTTCGAGAACACCGATACGCCGGGCTACAACCAGGTCAACGCCAATGTGTCGTACATGCAGAAGGTCGGCGGGTATGATTTGACGTGGTTCCTGCTGGCGAAGAACCTGACCAACGAAGAGATCCGCGTATCGACATCGGTATTGAAGGATATCTCTCCGCTGCCGGGCCGTAACGTGGTGTTCGGCGTGCGCGCGAAGTTCTGA
- a CDS encoding carboxylesterase family protein, producing MPGKTARQPSPPGAKADPATLATPAPESLRQTETGAVVGREDLHDTHAWLGLPYAQPPIGPLRWKAPRPALPWGGVRQATVCGPAAMQPGGVSLELPPDRWGLPAGAEDCLSLNIFAPRRVAEALPVMFWIHGGANSSGTAATYTTLRNLAGQDQVIVVSANYRLGIFGWFSLEELAREDDTPADRSGNFGTLDLIAALEWVQRNIASFGGDPGNVTIFGESAGGWNVYSLLASPLAAGLFHKAIAQSPITASHTLAHARNYTDDAEPGHAVSSRELLCEWLQRDGRAADRAAAKALIASMTADDIEAFARGLTPQAMLAPIKQGALNFYDSPTVMQDGYVLPAGPLAEVFSDRSRYHAVPLIVGTNRDEYKTFMSNNPDYVRMLFGKLPVMRNRARYQRHAAYMSNLWQSKCALDPASAMIASGHKDVWVYRFDWDEQPAIPLIQPQILLGAAHVLEMAFVFRDLDGEFDPFRSFTPANRPGRKEVSDAMAGYWTHFARHGEPGGAALPEWRRWSANTSQPRLMVFDTSKDGGTRMVAHDGSVAALKTSLAQDASMQNDPRERSELYGRMFVWSIFGGHEAPPVLAAFARKHGYTGQAEMLKPTYWP from the coding sequence ATGCCGGGGAAGACAGCACGCCAGCCGTCGCCTCCGGGCGCCAAGGCCGATCCTGCGACACTGGCCACGCCCGCCCCCGAGTCGCTGCGCCAGACCGAGACGGGCGCAGTGGTCGGCCGCGAGGACCTGCACGACACCCACGCCTGGCTTGGCCTGCCGTACGCGCAACCGCCAATTGGACCGCTGCGCTGGAAGGCGCCCCGCCCCGCGCTGCCGTGGGGCGGCGTGCGCCAGGCGACCGTCTGCGGACCAGCGGCGATGCAGCCGGGTGGCGTCTCGCTGGAGCTGCCGCCGGACCGGTGGGGCTTGCCGGCCGGCGCCGAGGACTGCCTGTCGCTCAACATCTTCGCGCCGCGACGCGTCGCCGAGGCCTTGCCGGTGATGTTCTGGATACACGGGGGCGCCAACTCCTCCGGCACCGCCGCCACCTACACCACGCTGCGCAACCTGGCGGGGCAAGACCAGGTGATCGTCGTGTCGGCCAACTACCGCCTCGGCATCTTCGGCTGGTTCAGTCTCGAGGAGCTGGCGAGGGAGGACGACACGCCGGCCGACCGCTCCGGCAATTTCGGCACGCTGGACCTGATCGCGGCCCTGGAATGGGTACAGCGGAATATCGCGTCGTTCGGCGGCGATCCGGGCAACGTCACCATCTTCGGCGAATCGGCCGGCGGGTGGAATGTCTACTCGCTGCTCGCCAGTCCGCTGGCGGCGGGCCTGTTCCACAAGGCGATCGCCCAATCGCCGATCACGGCCAGCCATACGCTTGCGCACGCCCGCAACTACACCGACGACGCCGAGCCCGGCCACGCCGTCAGCTCGCGCGAGCTGCTGTGCGAATGGCTGCAACGGGATGGCCGGGCCGCCGACCGCGCCGCCGCCAAGGCGCTGATCGCGTCGATGACGGCGGACGACATCGAGGCGTTCGCGCGCGGCCTGACGCCGCAAGCGATGCTGGCGCCGATCAAACAGGGCGCCCTGAACTTCTACGACTCGCCCACCGTCATGCAGGACGGCTACGTGCTGCCGGCCGGGCCGCTGGCCGAAGTGTTCTCGGACCGCAGCCGCTATCACGCGGTGCCGCTCATCGTCGGCACCAACCGCGACGAGTACAAGACCTTCATGTCCAATAATCCCGATTATGTGCGCATGTTGTTCGGGAAGCTGCCTGTGATGCGCAACCGCGCCCGCTACCAGCGCCACGCGGCCTACATGTCCAACCTGTGGCAGTCCAAATGCGCGCTCGACCCGGCTAGCGCGATGATCGCCTCGGGCCACAAGGATGTCTGGGTCTATCGCTTCGATTGGGACGAGCAGCCGGCGATACCGCTGATCCAGCCGCAGATTTTGCTGGGCGCGGCGCACGTGCTGGAAATGGCGTTTGTGTTCCGCGATCTGGATGGCGAGTTCGATCCGTTCCGCTCCTTCACTCCGGCCAATCGGCCGGGACGCAAGGAGGTATCGGACGCGATGGCCGGGTACTGGACGCACTTCGCCCGCCATGGGGAGCCTGGCGGCGCCGCGCTGCCGGAATGGCGCCGCTGGAGTGCCAACACCTCGCAACCGCGCCTGATGGTGTTCGACACCAGCAAGGACGGCGGCACGCGCATGGTGGCGCATGACGGCAGCGTGGCCGCGCTGAAAACCTCACTGGCGCAGGACGCGTCGATGCAAAACGATCCGCGCGAGCGCAGCGAGCTCTATGGGCGCATGTTCGTGTGGTCGATCTTCGGCGGGCACGAGGCCCCGCCGGTGCTGGCGGCATTCGCGCGCAAGCACGGTTATACGGGGCAGGCGGAGATGTTAAAGCCGACGTACTGGCCTTAG